The following are encoded in a window of Platichthys flesus chromosome 11, fPlaFle2.1, whole genome shotgun sequence genomic DNA:
- the tomm40 gene encoding mitochondrial import receptor subunit TOM40 homolog — MGSVLAAASPSPAPVAAAAGAGQGVPGLVSVPPGFSMPSVSSVPPSSGSGQQTSDADSPLPNPGTYEECHRKCKEVYPMQMEGVRLLVNKGLSNHFQVSHTITLSTQGDSGYRFGSTYVGSKQMGPAESFPVMVGDMDNTGSLNAQVIHQLTSAVRSKIAIQTQQQKFVNWQCDLEYRGEHFTSAVTLGNPDVLVGSGILVAHYLQSITPALALGGELVYHRRPGEEGTVTSLLGRYTGDNFIATLTLGGAGAHATYYHKANDQLQIGVEFEASTRMQETTTSFGYQLDVPKANFLFKGTVDSNWVVGATLEKKLLPLPLTLALGAFLNHRKNKFQCGFGVTIG; from the exons ATGGGCAGTGTGTTGGCTGCCGCCTCCCCCAGTCCAGCTCCagttgcagctgcagctggagctggtCAGGGGGTCCCTGGATTGGTGTCGGTCCCCCCAGGGTTTTCCATGCCCTCAGTGTCTTCCGTCCCACCGTCATCTGGATCTGGCCAGCAGACATCGGATGCAGATTCCCCACTCCCAAACCCGGGCACATATGAGGAGTGCCACCGCAAATGTAAAG aGGTATACCCCATGCAGATGGAAGGGGTGCGGTTATTGGTCAACAAGGGCCTGAGTAACCACTTCCAGGTCAGCCACACTATTACCCTCAGTACCCAGGGTGATTCTGGTTATCGATTTGGTTCCACCTACGTAGGCAGTAAACAGATGGGACCAGCAGAG TCGTTCCCTGTTATGGTCGGTGACATGGACAATACTGGTAGTCTTAATGCCCAGGTCATCCACCAGCTCACAAGTGCTGTACGCTCCAAAATAGCCATCCAG ACTCAGCAGCAGAAGTTTGTGAATTGGCAATGTGACCTGGAGTATCGTGGTGAACACTTCACTTCTGCTGTGACGCTTGGAAATCCAGACGTACTTGTTGGATCTG GCATTTTGGTTGCTCACTATCTCCAGTCTATCACACCAGCGCTGGCTCTGGGTGGTGAGCTCGTGTACCACAGACGGCCAGGGGAAGAGGGGACCGTCACTTCCCTATTGGGCAGATACACAG GTGACAACTTCATTGCTACTTTGACGCTGGGAGGTGCAGGTGCTCATGCTACATACTATCACAAAGCCAATGATCAG CTGCAGATAGGAGTTGAATTCGAAGCCAGCACAAGGATGCaagaaacaacaacatcctTCGGCTATCAGCTGGACGTTCCCAAAGCTAACTTCCTCTTTAAAG GTACAGTTGACAGTAATTGGGTGGTAGGGGCAACCCTTGAAAAGAAACTGTTGCCACTCCCTCTCACCCTGGCCCTTGGGGCTTTCCTTAACCATCGCAAGAACAAGTTTCAGTGTGGTTTTGGTGTCACCATTGGCTAG
- the LOC133964369 gene encoding meprin A subunit beta-like isoform X1 gives MRALDVSTDVSKMYVFTSLLVVLFLQQSSTSPISTAAAAGDWNGNEEEPDIVEINRDLNLRDGDIQVMTGRDRNIVLGEQWRWEIPVPYVLDESLDLNARGVVLRAFEQIRLKTCIDFKPWEDEPNYIVVIKDEGCWSYVGNQRQGNQSLSIGEWCDNLAIVEHEFLHALGFWHEQSRYDRDEYITIVWENVEEGKEHNFLKHSANHTTTFGTLYDYASVMHYGKDAFSNGNGSTIIANQPEYQDVIGQRLEMSSNDVRKLQKLYNCTSSVTFLMSCSFEDERVCDVIVCGAGNTSWERVDSTIAGPFSDHTSLSAHGDNQTKSSHENSTTTSERGGGSFMHSSTSYGKEGDGAKMQSRRMNPRRPLQCLQFFYFHSGSDRDQLNIWIREYDRDAEESTYLMGQITGPPTSHWQLHHIPINATRPFQVEFEVRKGAGNSSGGFSVDDVNLFEAECPHHVWHIPNFDHFLSDSSIGTSLLSPRFLTRQGYGLQLLLYRNSDHFGVFFRLVSTDHDERLQWPCAGRQMTASLLDQSPHVQQRMSKQISITTNSERTFSGDNGETFQYWDNPREVGHLINDTNGESYYAGPNLGYRSFLSSNAFWSGNFIKGGSVFILLNFDDLSKLRQNGWDLPQPQIWSNLTLVTLMQTDDKGGCLNQQMGNSATTLVPSYTSSSAVSLPTGTMIPMVTASLALMAGTLRLTP, from the exons ATGCGTGCACTTGACGTCTCCACTGATGTAAGT AAAATGTACGTTTTCACATCTCTActggtggttttgtttttgcagcagtCATCCACCTCG CCCATTTCAACTGCAGCAGCGGCTGGAG attGGAATGGGAATGAAGAAGAACCAGACATTGTTGAGATAAATAGAG ATCTGAATCTACGTGATGGAGACATACAAGTGATGACT GGCCGTGACAGGAACATTGTACTGGGAGAGCAGTGGAGATGGGAGATACCGGTCCCATATGTGCTGGATGAGAGCCTCG ACCTGAATGCCAGAGGGGTTGTTCTACGGGCGTTTGAGCAAATACGGCTGAAAACATGCATCGACTTCAAACCCTGGGAAGACGAACCAAACTACATCGTGGTCATCAAAGACGAGGG ATGTTGGTCATATGTCGGGAATCAACGTCAAGGCAACCAAAGTCTCTCTATTGGAGAATGGTGTGATAACCTCGCCATTGTGGAGCACGAGTTCCTTCATGCATTGGGCTTCTGGCATGAACAGTCAAGATATGACAGAGATGAGTACATCACCATAGTCTGGGAAAACGTGGAAGAAG GAAAGGAACACAATTTCTTGAAACACAGTGCAAATCATACAACCACATTCGGAACGCTGTATGATTACGCCTCTGTGATGCACTATGGGAAAGATGCCTTCTCGAATGGCAATGGGTCCACCATCATCGCTAATCAACCAGAGTACCAAGACGTTATTGGTCAGCGTCTAGAAATGAGCTCCAATGATGTACGGAAACTCCAAAAGCTTTACAACTGCA CATCTTCCGTCACCTTTCTGATGTCGTGCAGCTTTGAGGACGAGAGGGTGTGTGATGTGATTGTTTGTGGCGCTGGAAACACAAGCTGGGAGAGAGTCGACAGCACAATCGCCGGGCCGTTCTCCGACCACACCAGCCTGAGTGCACATGGAG ACAATCAAACAAAGTCTTCTCATgaaaacagcacaacaacaaGTGAAAGAG GTGGAGGCTCCTTCATGCACTCCAGCACATCTTATGGAAAAGAGGGGGACGGCGCCAAAATGCAGAGCAGGAGAATGAATCCAAGGAGGCCACTTCAGTGTCTccagtttttctattttcacagtGGCAGTGACAGAGACCAGCTCAACATCTGGATCAGAGAGTACGACAGGGATGCTGAGGAAAGCACCTATTTAATGGGACAGATCACAG GTCCACCAACATCCCACTGGCAGCTCCATCACATCCCTATCAATGCCACCAGGCCCTTCCAGGTGGAGTTCGAGGTTCGTAAAGGAGCAGGGAACTCTTCTGGGGGCTTTTCGGTCGATGACGTCAACCTGTTTGAAGCCGAGTGTCCACATCATGTCTGGCACATTCCCAACTTTGACCACTTTCTGAGTGACAGCAGCATCGGCACAAGCTTACTGAGCCCACGCTTCTTAACCAGACAGGGCTAcggcctccagctcctgctgtaTCGCAACTCCGACCACTTCGGCGTTTTCTTTCGGCTGGTGTCCACAGATCACGACGAGCGGCTCCAGTGGCCGTGTGCGGGGAGACAGATGACCGCCTCACTGCTGGACCAGAGTCCCCACGTCCAGCAGCGGATGTCGAAGCAAATAAGCATCACAACCAATTCAGAGAGAACGTTCAGTGGAG ATAATGGAGAGACGTTTCAATACTGGGATAACCCCAGGGAGGTGGGGCATCTCATCAACGACACCAACGGAGAGTCGTACTATGCTGGTCCGAACCTCGGCTACAGGTCTTTCCTGTCTTCCAATGCATTTTGGTCAGGGAACTTTATAAAAGGAGGCAGTGTCTTCATTCTCCTCAACTTTGATG ATCTATCAAAACTGCGACAGAATGGCTGGGACCTCCCTCAGCCTCAGATATGGTCGAACTTGACCCTCGTGACTCTGATGCAGACAGACGATAAGGGAGGCTGCTTAAACCAACA GATGGGAAACAGTGCAACAACTCTCGTTCCTTCTTATACATCATCATCTGCAGTCAG TCTTCCCACAGGAACCATGATTCCCATGGTGACAGCCTCACTGGCCCTGATGGCAGGAACTCTCCGCTTGACACCCTGA
- the LOC133965134 gene encoding meprin A subunit beta-like, whose protein sequence is MEEINAKGVILRALDEYRLKSCIDFRPRNGEYYYISVRKLNGCFSYVGSIFSGQELSIGRFCDSMSIVQHEFLHALGFFHEQSRYDRDDHVKILFENVEKGFENNFQRVNKTDSTVSGLPYDYNSVMHYGSGAFSNGNGSTIVTKDPNFQNVIGQRLQMSPIDVKELNRRYKCKSTTAFHMFCSFSNGNMCGMNTCSNSDNDSGWEMVKQAQGGPETDHSTLPTASSKNGTEEGYFMHASTASGEEGKTSRLETKMMEPTRECHVQCLQFYYYHSGDESDILNIWIREFDDQYDSEGTRRLMGQITGPQTSHWRIHHVSLDATKHFQVEFEARTGAGNSSGGFSIDDINLSEIECPHGSLQIDNYMENDNKTSIIYSPRQYTIDGYAYSISVQFKGFYLSLFMQMLSGENDEKLQWPCLQRQITLRMLDQTTNLQLHMSAERSFTSSPNDVNNFGLSPWDNPRKNGTEFVDENNQTAFAGPLMGYTTFAYRDLIQSRNYVKGDSLIITFSFQDLNPLINESALPCPELAPVKIAHPPIDLDSGPCVPRITPVTPPPTTKPPRTMPPKTTDDKSIFGFSPAMVASPVLTLLLALMLSMP, encoded by the exons ATGGAAGAGATCAATGCTAAAGGAGTGATCCTGAGGGCCCTCGACGAGTACAGGCTCAAGTCATGCATCGACTTCAGACCAAGGAACGGAGAATACTATTACATCTCCGTCAGAAAGTTAAACGG aTGCTTCTCATATGTTGGAAGTATATTTAGTGGACAGGAACTCTCCATCGGGAGATTTTGTGATTCAATGTCCATTGTTCAACATGAGTTTCTCCACGCTCTTGGCTTCTTCCATGAACAAAGCCGCTATGACCGAGATGATCATGTAAAGATTCTGTTTGAGAACGTCGAAAAAG GTTTTGAGAACAACTTTCAGAGAGTTAATAAGACAGACAGCACGGTTTCGGGACTCCCATATGACTACAACTCAGTGATGCACTATGGCTCTGGAGCATTCTCCAATGGAAACGGGTCTACAATTGTCACCAAAGATCCAAACTTCCagaatgtgattggtcaaagaCTGCAAATGAGTCCAATCGATGTTAAGGAGCTGAACCGCCGCTACAAATGCA AGTCAACCACTGCATTTCACAtgttctgcagcttctctaATGGAAACATGTGTGGAATGAACACCTGCTCAAACAGTGACAATGACAGTGGCTGGGAAATGGTAAAACAAGCACAAGGGGGGCCTGAAACGGACCACTCCACTCTACCCACTGCCAGCAGTAAGAATG GTACAGAAGAAGGTTATTTCATGCATGCTAGCACAGCAAGCGGTGAGGAAGGTAAAACCTCACGGCTGGAGACCAAGATGATGGAGCCAACCAGAGAGTGTCATGTCCAGTGTCTCCAGTTCTATTATTACCACAGTGGGGACGAGTCAGACATACTGAACATCTGGATCAGAGAGTTTGACGATCAATACGACTCTGAGGGAACTCGGCGCCTCATGGGACAGATCACTG GTCCCCAAACATCTCACTGGCGCATCCATCATGTTTCCCTGGATGCCACCAAGCACTTCCAGGTTGAGTTTGAGGCTCGTACAGGAGCAGGGAACTCTTCAGGCGGTTTCTCAATTGATGACATTAATCTGTCCGAGATCGAGTGTCCACATGGGTCCTTGCAGATAGATAATTATATGGAGAATGACAACAAAACATCCATCATCTACAGCCCACGGCAGTACACCATAGACGGCTATGCCTACAGTATATCAGTGCAGTTTAAGGGATTTTATTTGTCACTGTTTATGCAAATGTTGTCAGGCGAAAATGATGAGAAGCTGCAGTGGCCTTGCTTACAAAGGCAAATTACTCTACGAATGCTGGATCAGACAACAAACTTACAGCTGCACATGTCAGCTGAAAGAAGTTTCACCTCTAGCCCAAATGACGTCAACAACTTTG GTTTAAGTCCATGGGACAATCCTCGTAAGAATGGAACTGAATTCGTTGATGAGAATAATCAGACTGCCTTTGCCGGACCATTGATGGGCTACACAACTTTTGCATATCGTGATCTAATTCAATCCAGAAACTACGTCAAGGGAGACAGTTTGATTATAACCTTCAGCTTCCAAG ATCTCAATCCCTTGATAAATGAGAGTGCTTTACCATGTCCTGAGCTGGCACCAGTGAAGATTGCACATCCTCCCATCGATCTGGATAGTGGCCCATGTGTACCACG GATCACCCCCGTCACACCTCCTCCTACAACAAAGCCTCCTAGAACGATGCCTCCTAAAACAACTGATGACAAAAG CATCTTTGGCTTCTCTCCTGCAATGGTGGCTTCTCCTGTCCTCACCCTGCTGCTCGCACTGATGCTTTCAATGCCATGA
- the LOC133964770 gene encoding meprin A subunit beta-like, translating to MKVFIFLVLGLAVSSADTAPNVQRSSINDDDYLWESPVPYVLGNDLEINAKGVILRALDEYRLKSCIDFRPRNEEYYYISVRKLNGCFSYVGRTFSGQELSIGRFCDSIATVQHEFLHALGFFHEQSRYDRDDHVKILFENVEKGFENNFQKVNKTDSTVSGLPYDYNSVMHYGSGAFSNGNGSTIVTKDPNFQNVIGQRLQMSPIDVKELNRRYKCNSTTAFHMFCSFSNGNMCGMNTCSNSDNDSGWEMVKQAQGGPEMDRSTLPTASSKNGTEEGYFMHASTASGEEGKTSRLETKMMEPTRECHVQCLQFYYYHSGDESDILNIWIREFDDQFDSEGTRRLMGQITGPQTSHWHIHHISLNATKHFQVEFEARTGAGNSSGGFSIDDINLSEIECPHGTLQIDNYMESNNNKSTIYSPRQYTVDGYAYRIAVQFKGFYLSLFMQMLSGENDEKLQWPCLQRQITLRMLDQTTNLQLHMSGEISFTSSPNDVNNFGLSPWDNPRKNGTEFVDENDQTAFAGPLMGYTTFAYRDLIQSRNYVKGDSLIITFSFQDLNPLINESALPCPELAPVKIAHPPMDLDGGPCVPRIFGFSPAMVASPVLTLLLALMLSMP from the exons ATGAAAGTCTTCATTTTCCTTGTGCTGGGCTTGGCCGTTTCTTCTGCGGACACA GCACCAAACGTCCAAAGGAGCTCCATTAATGATGACGACTATCTTTGGGAATCCCCAGTCCCATATGTTTTGGGAAATGACCTtg AGATCAATGCTAAAGGAGTGATCCTGAGGGCCCTCGACGAGTACAGGCTCAAGTCATGCATTGACTTCAGACCAAGGAACGAAGAATACTATTACATCTCCGTCAGAAAGTTAAACGG aTGCTTCTCATATGTTGGAAGGACATTTAGTGGACAGGAACTCTCCATCGGGAGATTTTGTGATTCAATCGCCACTGTTCAACATGAGTTTCTCCACGCTCTTGGCTTCTTCCATGAACAAAGCCGCTATGACCGAGATGATCATGTAAAGATTCTGTTTGAGAACGTCGAAAAAG GTTTTGAGAACAACTTTCAGAAAGTTAATAAGACAGACAGCACGGTTTCGGGACTCCCATATGACTACAACTCAGTGATGCACTATGGCTCTGGAGCATTCTCCAATGGAAACGGGTCTACAATTGTCACCAAAGATCCAAACTTCCagaatgtgattggtcaaagaCTGCAAATGAGTCCAATCGATGTTAAGGAGCTGAACCGCCGCTACAAATGCA ATTCAACCACTGCATTTCACAtgttctgcagcttctctaATGGAAACATGTGTGGAATGAACACCTGCTCAAACAGTGACAATGACAGTGGCTGGGAAATGGTAAAACAAGCACAAGGTGGGCCTGAAATGGACCGCTCCACTCTACCCACTGCCAGCAGTAAGAATG GTACAGAAGAAGGTTATTTCATGCATGCTAGCACAGCAAGCGGTGAGGAAGGTAAAACCTCACGGCTGGAGACCAAGATGATGGAGCCAACCAGAGAGTGTCATGTCCAGTGTCTCCAGTTCTATTATTACCACAGTGGGGACGAGTCAGACATATTGAACATCTGGATCAGAGAGTTTGACGATCAATTCGACTCTGAGGGAACCCGCCGCCTCATGGGACAGATCACTG GTCCTCAAACATCTCACTGGCATATCCATCATATTTCCCTGAATGCCACCAAGCACTTCCAGGTGGAGTTTGAGGCTCGTACAGGAGCAGGGAACTCTTCAGGCGGTTTCTCAATTGATGACATCAATCTGTCCGAGATCGAATGTCCACATGGAACCTTGCAGATAGATAATTATATGGAGagcaacaacaataaatctACAATCTACAGCCCACGGCAGTACACCGTAGACGGCTATGCCTACCGTATAGCAGTGCAGTTTAAGGGATTTTATTTGTCACTGTTTATGCAAATGTTGTCAGGCGAAAATGATGAGAAGCTGCAGTGGCCTTGCTTACAAAGGCAAATTACTCTACGAATGCTGGATCAGACAACAAACTTACAGCTGCACATGTCAGGTGAAATAAGTTTCACCTCTAGCCCAAATGACGTCAACAACTTTG GTTTAAGTCCATGGGACAATCCTCGTAAGAATGGAACTGAATTTGTTGATGAGAATGATCAGACTGCCTTTGCCGGACCATTGATGGGCTACACAACTTTTGCATATCGTGATCTAATTCAATCCAGAAACTACGTCAAGGGAGACAGTTTGATTATAACCTTCAGCTTCCAAG ATCTCAATCCCTTGATAAATGAAAGTGCTTTACCATGTCCTGAGCTGGCACCAGTGAAGATTGCACATCCTCCCATGGATCTGGATGGTGGCCCATGTGTACCACG CATCTTTGGCTTCTCTCCTGCAATGGTGGCTTCTCCTGTCCTCACCCTGCTGCTCGCACTGATGCTTTCAATGCCATGA
- the ddx61 gene encoding probable ATP-dependent RNA helicase DDX6: protein MATARTANPATMMGLNKAANGQFRGQTRPPGQQSGLLAAAQQSSDPMKRTGIPQSSGGIKFGDDWKRCLELPPKDTRMRTSDVTSTKGNEFEDYCLKRELLMGIFEMGWEKPSPIQEESIPIALSGRDILARAKNGTGKSGAYLIPMLERIDLRKSHIQAMVMVPTRELALQMSQISIQLSKHLGGVKVMATTGGTNLRDDIMRLEETVHVVIATPGRILDLIKKGVAVVDKLQMMVMDEADKLLSQDFVVLIEDIISFLPKSRQILLYSATFPCSVQTFMNKHLQKPYEINLMEELTLKGITQYYAYVTERQKVHCLNTLFSKLQINQSIIFCNSVQRVELLAKKITQLGYSCFYIHAKMMQEYRNRVFHDFRNGLCRNLVCTDLFTRGIDIQAVNVVINFDFPKNAETYLHRIGRSGRFGHLGLAINLITIDDRNNLKTIEDQLVTDIKPIPSCIDKSLYVAEFHSIDPDDDGDGKGKHNELGEA from the exons ATGGCTACAGCAAGAACCGCAAACCCTGCAACGATGATGGGATTGAACAAAGCAGCCAATGGGCAATTCAGAGGACAGACAAGGCCACCAGGACAACAATCAGGACTGCTTGCAGCTGCCCAACAGTCCAGTGACCCGATGAAAAGGACTGGCATTCCTCAGAGCAGTGGGGGCATCAA GTTTGGGGATGACTGGAAGAGGTGCCTGGAGCTTCCCCCAAAAGACACCAGGATGAGAACTTCG GATGTGACATCAACTAAGGGAAATGAATTTGAAGACTACTGCCTAAAGCGGGAACTGCTGATGGGAATCTTTGAGATGGGATGGGAGAAACCCTCCCCTATCCAG GAGGAAAGCATTCCCATCGCTTTGTCAGGCAGAGATATTTTGGCTCGGGCCAAGAATGGAACAGGAAAAAGCGGCGCCTACCTCATCCCAATGCTGGAGAGGATAGACCTGAGGAAGAGTCACATCCAGG CCATGGTCATGGTGCCAACAAGAGAGTTGGCCCTCCAGATGAGCCAGATCAGCATTCAGCTAAGCAAGCACCTGGGAGGGGTCAAGGTCATGGCTACCACGGGTGGCACCAACTTGAGGGATGACATCATGCGTCTTGAGGAGACAG TGCACGTTGTGATCGCTACACCAGGCAGGATCCTAGACTTGATAAAGAAAGGTGTGGCCGTCGTGGATAAACTTCAAATGATGGTGATGGACGAG GCTGATAAGTTGCTGTCCCAGGACTTTGTTGTCCTGATTGAAGATATTATCAGCTTCTTGCCAAAGAGCCGTCAGATCCTGCTTTACTCTGCCACTTTCCCGTGCAGTGTGCAAACATTCATG AACAAACACCTGCAGAAGCCTTACGAGATCAACCTGATGGAGGAGCTCACCCTGAAGGGCATCACCCAGTACTATGCCTAtgtgacagaaagacaaaaggtCCACTGTCTCAACACGCTTTTCTCTAAG CTTCAGATCAATCAGTCGATCATCTTCTGTAACTCCGTCCAAAGGGTTGAGCTTCTGGCTAAGAAGATCACCCAGCTGGGCTATTCATGCTTCTACATTCATGCAAAGATGATGCAGGAGTACAGGAACCGTGTGTTCCATGACTTCAGGAATGGACTGTGCAGAAACTTGGTCTGCACAG ACCTTTTCACTCGGGGAATTGACATCCAGGCAGTAAACGTGGTCATCAACTTTGACTTCCCCAAAAATGCAGAAACCTACCTGCACCGCATCGGCCGATCAG GGCGTTTTGGTCACTTGGGTCTGGCCATCAACCTCATTACCATAGACGACCGCAACAACCTGAAAACAATAGAGGATCAACTAGTCACCGACATCAAGCCCATCCCCAGCTGCATTGATAAGAGCCTGTATGTGGCAGAGTTTCACTCCATTGACCCAGATGATGACGGTGATGGGAAAGGCAAACACAACGAACTGGGAGAAGCCTGA
- the LOC133964369 gene encoding meprin A subunit beta-like isoform X2, which produces MRALDVSTDKMYVFTSLLVVLFLQQSSTSPISTAAAAGDWNGNEEEPDIVEINRDLNLRDGDIQVMTGRDRNIVLGEQWRWEIPVPYVLDESLDLNARGVVLRAFEQIRLKTCIDFKPWEDEPNYIVVIKDEGCWSYVGNQRQGNQSLSIGEWCDNLAIVEHEFLHALGFWHEQSRYDRDEYITIVWENVEEGKEHNFLKHSANHTTTFGTLYDYASVMHYGKDAFSNGNGSTIIANQPEYQDVIGQRLEMSSNDVRKLQKLYNCTSSVTFLMSCSFEDERVCDVIVCGAGNTSWERVDSTIAGPFSDHTSLSAHGDNQTKSSHENSTTTSERGGGSFMHSSTSYGKEGDGAKMQSRRMNPRRPLQCLQFFYFHSGSDRDQLNIWIREYDRDAEESTYLMGQITGPPTSHWQLHHIPINATRPFQVEFEVRKGAGNSSGGFSVDDVNLFEAECPHHVWHIPNFDHFLSDSSIGTSLLSPRFLTRQGYGLQLLLYRNSDHFGVFFRLVSTDHDERLQWPCAGRQMTASLLDQSPHVQQRMSKQISITTNSERTFSGDNGETFQYWDNPREVGHLINDTNGESYYAGPNLGYRSFLSSNAFWSGNFIKGGSVFILLNFDDLSKLRQNGWDLPQPQIWSNLTLVTLMQTDDKGGCLNQQMGNSATTLVPSYTSSSAVSLPTGTMIPMVTASLALMAGTLRLTP; this is translated from the exons ATGCGTGCACTTGACGTCTCCACTGAT AAAATGTACGTTTTCACATCTCTActggtggttttgtttttgcagcagtCATCCACCTCG CCCATTTCAACTGCAGCAGCGGCTGGAG attGGAATGGGAATGAAGAAGAACCAGACATTGTTGAGATAAATAGAG ATCTGAATCTACGTGATGGAGACATACAAGTGATGACT GGCCGTGACAGGAACATTGTACTGGGAGAGCAGTGGAGATGGGAGATACCGGTCCCATATGTGCTGGATGAGAGCCTCG ACCTGAATGCCAGAGGGGTTGTTCTACGGGCGTTTGAGCAAATACGGCTGAAAACATGCATCGACTTCAAACCCTGGGAAGACGAACCAAACTACATCGTGGTCATCAAAGACGAGGG ATGTTGGTCATATGTCGGGAATCAACGTCAAGGCAACCAAAGTCTCTCTATTGGAGAATGGTGTGATAACCTCGCCATTGTGGAGCACGAGTTCCTTCATGCATTGGGCTTCTGGCATGAACAGTCAAGATATGACAGAGATGAGTACATCACCATAGTCTGGGAAAACGTGGAAGAAG GAAAGGAACACAATTTCTTGAAACACAGTGCAAATCATACAACCACATTCGGAACGCTGTATGATTACGCCTCTGTGATGCACTATGGGAAAGATGCCTTCTCGAATGGCAATGGGTCCACCATCATCGCTAATCAACCAGAGTACCAAGACGTTATTGGTCAGCGTCTAGAAATGAGCTCCAATGATGTACGGAAACTCCAAAAGCTTTACAACTGCA CATCTTCCGTCACCTTTCTGATGTCGTGCAGCTTTGAGGACGAGAGGGTGTGTGATGTGATTGTTTGTGGCGCTGGAAACACAAGCTGGGAGAGAGTCGACAGCACAATCGCCGGGCCGTTCTCCGACCACACCAGCCTGAGTGCACATGGAG ACAATCAAACAAAGTCTTCTCATgaaaacagcacaacaacaaGTGAAAGAG GTGGAGGCTCCTTCATGCACTCCAGCACATCTTATGGAAAAGAGGGGGACGGCGCCAAAATGCAGAGCAGGAGAATGAATCCAAGGAGGCCACTTCAGTGTCTccagtttttctattttcacagtGGCAGTGACAGAGACCAGCTCAACATCTGGATCAGAGAGTACGACAGGGATGCTGAGGAAAGCACCTATTTAATGGGACAGATCACAG GTCCACCAACATCCCACTGGCAGCTCCATCACATCCCTATCAATGCCACCAGGCCCTTCCAGGTGGAGTTCGAGGTTCGTAAAGGAGCAGGGAACTCTTCTGGGGGCTTTTCGGTCGATGACGTCAACCTGTTTGAAGCCGAGTGTCCACATCATGTCTGGCACATTCCCAACTTTGACCACTTTCTGAGTGACAGCAGCATCGGCACAAGCTTACTGAGCCCACGCTTCTTAACCAGACAGGGCTAcggcctccagctcctgctgtaTCGCAACTCCGACCACTTCGGCGTTTTCTTTCGGCTGGTGTCCACAGATCACGACGAGCGGCTCCAGTGGCCGTGTGCGGGGAGACAGATGACCGCCTCACTGCTGGACCAGAGTCCCCACGTCCAGCAGCGGATGTCGAAGCAAATAAGCATCACAACCAATTCAGAGAGAACGTTCAGTGGAG ATAATGGAGAGACGTTTCAATACTGGGATAACCCCAGGGAGGTGGGGCATCTCATCAACGACACCAACGGAGAGTCGTACTATGCTGGTCCGAACCTCGGCTACAGGTCTTTCCTGTCTTCCAATGCATTTTGGTCAGGGAACTTTATAAAAGGAGGCAGTGTCTTCATTCTCCTCAACTTTGATG ATCTATCAAAACTGCGACAGAATGGCTGGGACCTCCCTCAGCCTCAGATATGGTCGAACTTGACCCTCGTGACTCTGATGCAGACAGACGATAAGGGAGGCTGCTTAAACCAACA GATGGGAAACAGTGCAACAACTCTCGTTCCTTCTTATACATCATCATCTGCAGTCAG TCTTCCCACAGGAACCATGATTCCCATGGTGACAGCCTCACTGGCCCTGATGGCAGGAACTCTCCGCTTGACACCCTGA